The following proteins are encoded in a genomic region of Haloarcula salinisoli:
- a CDS encoding ribbon-helix-helix protein, CopG family: protein MTASDDGGDDSATTRTTIEVDRDVWRQVRSDAVAEGQNVSEKLEEVLQEYYDMD, encoded by the coding sequence ATGACAGCCTCAGATGACGGTGGGGACGACAGCGCCACGACACGGACGACTATCGAGGTCGACCGTGACGTCTGGCGACAGGTGCGCAGTGACGCCGTCGCTGAGGGACAGAACGTCTCGGAGAAGCTCGAAGAGGTGCTCCAAGAGTACTATGACATGGACTGA